ATGTTTCCAATAAGACCGTTTTCTAGAAATATTCAAGTCAAAAACCAGCCAATACATGATGCTTCTTGTTGTGCGCTTGTTTATTTTATTCTTTTCAAATCCAAATCCTGAAAGTCATAACTGAAATCAGTAAGCGGTGAAACCGGCTTCATGGTTATGCCTTTTGCTTTACCACTACCATCCATAGAAAAGGCCACAAAGGCATCGGCATCCATGCTGCGGTCATTCCATTTTACAATAAACATATGGTCTTTATAAGGGAAGAGTTCGCCTGTAAGCTTAGGTGAGCGTTTTGACTGAAACCAGGGCTTTCCCTCTTTTACAGAAATTACTACATCACCAAACCATTGGTCGCGGTACGTACCCATATAAGGACTAATGTTTGTTTTGGTTGTTTTTTGTTTTTGCACCATGGTAATTTCATTCCAAATGGAATCCGTCAATTGCTTTGCACTCTCCAATGATTTCTTTCTGTTGTCTGAAAGCAGGGCTACCCAATCAAATGCCGGCATGTTCAAATAACCATCTTTTATCTGGTTGGTTATGGAGGAAAAAGCGCCACCCTCCTGTTGGTTGGTCAACACAATAATGCCTAGGTTTAACTCTGGCAACATGGTGATCTGAGATACCATTCCTTCCAGTCCACCCGTATGGCTTAATTGTTTGTAACCTTTCACATCGTTTATAAAAAAGCCCAATCCATAGGTAAGGAAATGTGTGTTGTATCGGCCGGGCGAATACACTGGCAGGATGGTTTGCGGCGACCACATTTCTTCGTGCACCGTTTCCGAAAACAATTGCTTATCCAATGCTTCTCCGTATTTACCATGCGACAACTGCAGCATCACCCATTTGCTTAAATCAGCAACCGAGCTATAGATAGCACCAGCAGGATGGTCGGCCTTGCCATTGTGTCTTGCTATTACCTGCACCTGACCATCTACCGGCGCATGTGCATCAGTCACATTTGACTTGTCCTTTAGCCGGGCAAAATCAGTTGCACTATGTGTCATTCCTAATGGTTGCAGGATACGCTTTTCAACAAACTCTTCCCAGCTCTGCCCGCTTACCCTTGACACCACTTCCCCGGCAACAATGTAAAGATTGTTGTCGTAATCATACTTGGTCCGGAAGCTGGAAACAGGTTTTAAAAACCGAAGATTGTAGATCACATCTTTCTGTGTAAAATCGGAAGAGTCAGGGAAAAACATCAGGTCGCCAGCACCTAGTCCCATTCCGCTCCGGTGCGTTAATAGATCACGGATCGTAAATTCTTTTGTCACCCACGGATCATAGAGTTGGAATTCGGGAATGTATTTGACCACCTTATCATCCCAGTGCAGTTTGCCTTCGTCAATTAAAATGCCCAGTGCCGCGGTGGTAAAGGCCTTGGTATTGGAGGCAATACCAAACAGGGTGTTTTCATCTGTAGGCGCTTGAGTCTGGAGCGAACGGAATCCATATCCTTTAGCATGCACCACCTTTCCATCTTTCACAACGGCTACAGCAATTCCTGGTACATCAAAGGTTTTTTGAACTCGTTGTACTAACGCATCTATCTGTTGGTTAGAGAGTGCCTGGGCATGACCACCCAGTGTAGAAATAAGAGATACAGCAACGAAAAAAAATTTCCTCATGTGCAAGAATTGGCGTTGTTTGAATGAATTCGAAATGGCTTAGGAGTTAACGAAGTGGCTGCGATATAATTTACAGCGGTTTCACTTTCCTATGCCTTTAATAGATGCTTTACTTTTGAAAGATAAGTATGCATCAGCCATTTTACAAGTAGGACCTTATCTACACTTATATCAATACATCTTCAAAGCAAATAGAAACTGAAACTGATGTTGATCGGAAGCTAATACATACTTAAGGCTTCGTTGCACTGAGAAGATAATTTCACTATATTACTTACCGTCCCAACCACCGTAATTATGACAGCAAAAAAACTAGTACAAACTTTTTTCCTTTTCTCTCTAGCGCTTACCAGTAGTCTTGGATATGCGCAAGGCACGCGCCTGTTGCGTCAGCCAAGCCTGAGTGCTACAGAAGTGGCTTTTGCCTATGGAGGTGATATCTGGGTGGCTTCAAAAGCTGGTGGCGATGCCCGCCGCATCACCAGCACACCGGCTGTAGAAACCACACCTTGTTTTTCGCCCGATGGCAAATGGATTGCCTTTAGCTCTAACCGCTCCGGCGTAGCGCAGGTGTATGTGGTACCGGCACAGGGTGGCAGTCCCACGCGGCTGACCTGGTATCCTTCTGCAGCTACTGTACGGGGATGGACACCCGACGGGAAAAATATTCTCTATGCCTCTGGCCGGGAAAACGCGCCCACGCCCTATAACCGCCTATGGACAGTACCAGTTACTGGCGGTCCCTCTGTAATGCTTCCCGCTCCCTGGGGTTTTGACGGTCATTATTCACCCGACGGCCGCCAACTGATTGTAGACAGAATGAGCCGCTGGGACGTAGAGTTCCGGCACTATCGTGGCGGACAAAATACAGCACTTCAAGTACTGGATCTGAAAACATTAAAAGAGCAGTCAGTACCTACGGAAGGCAGTACCGACATACAACCGCTTTGGCTCAATCAGGATATCTACTTCCTATCTGATCGCGACTTTATCATGAACGTATGGGCATACAACCCATCTACAGCTGCCATACGACAAGTAACCCACGCCAAATCCGGTGATATTAAATGGCTGGAGGGCAAGGACAACGAGCTGGTGTATGAGCAGAACGGGTATATCTACTTGCTAGATGCAGCATCAGGTAAGAGCCGCCAACTAAACATCAATGTAGTGGGCGACTTCCCCTGGGCGGAAACCCGCTCAGAAAATGTTACGAGTCAGGCCACCAGTGTGTCACTATCACCTACGGGTAAACGTATTTTATTGGAAGCCAGAGGCGACATCTTTACGGTGCCTGTTGAAAATGGTGATCCGCGCAACCTGACACGCAGTTCGGGTACTGCCGACCGACGCCCTTTATGGTCGCCTGATGGTAGAGAGATTGCCTGGTTCTCCGATAAAGACGGCAAAGGATACGCACTGTACATCACCGATCAGGAAGGCACGCGCGAGCCGCGCAAGATTGCGCTTGGTGATAGCAAGCTGGCCTGGGATCCGGCTTGGTCACCCAATAGTAAGTACATTGCATTCACCGATAATACAACAACGCTGAAAGTGCTGGAGGTGGCCACAGGCAACATAACCACGGCAGATATTGGCGGCAACAACTTAGACAGGGGCAATATGGGTCTAACCTGGTCGCCCGATAGCAAATGGCTGGCCTATACGAAGTCGGCCAACAACAACTTCCGCCGTATTATGGTGTGGTCGGCCGATAGTAAAAAAACAACACCACTCAGTGACCCACTGGCCGATGCCATATCTCCAGCGTGGGATTTGAATGGACGCTACCTCTACTTCCTGGCTAGCACCAATGTGGCACTAGGGTCCGGTTGGGCTAATACCAGCTCACAACAGGCAAGACCCACTTTTGGTGTGTACATGACCATCCTGCGCAAAGAAGACCCCAACCCCTTTCCACTAAAAAGTGATGAAGAGCCTGATACAACCAGCCGGCCCGCTACAAAAGATACCAGCACATTTAAAGGCGTCCGTATCGACTGGGTACAATTGGACAGACGCATTATTTCCATGCCCATTCCTGTAGGCAACTACGATGGCTTGCTGACCGGTCCGAAAGGTAGCCTGCTAGTAGTATCCGGCCCCACACTTAACAAATACACGGTCGCCGATAAGAAGCTGGAAGAATTGGTAAAAGGTGGTTCACAGTTTGCCGTGTCGGCCAATGGTGAAAAATTGCTGTTCAAAGCGGGTCCCAATTGGCGCGTGGTCTCTACGGTAAAAGTGCCTGGCCCTACGGAAGGTATGCTGGCGATGAACCTGCGCATGGAGTTGAACCGCCTTGAGGAGTGGAAGCAGATCTTCACAGAAGCCTGGCGCTACCAACGCGACTATTTTTACGATCGCAATATGCACGGCAGGGACTGGCAGGAAGTGTGGGATACCTATTCTCCTTTGATCCCTTATATCCGACACCGTGCCGATCTAACGTACCTGTTGGACCAACTGGGTGGTGAAGTTTCTGTGGGGCACAGTTTTGTATTTGGTGGCAACTTCCCTGATGTAGATACCACACGTGTGGGTGTATTAGGTGCCGACCTGGTACAGGATGATGGCCGCTGGAAGATCAAACGGATCTATACAACCGAAAGCTGGAACCCTGGCCTAGTTGCACCGTTGGCTCAACCCAACCTGAAAGTGCAGGAAGGGGATTATATCTTAGCCATTAATGGGGAAGCATTAACAACAGCTGTTGATCCTTACCAGTTACTGAACGCAACAGCGCGGATGCAAACCACCTTGCTCATCAACAACAAGCCGGGTACAGAAGGTGCCTGGACGATCAAAGTGCAGCCCATTGAATCGGAGAATGCGTTACGCCAGCAGGCATGGGTAGAAGACAATCGCCGCAAAGTAGACGAATTATCCAATGGCAAGCTGGCCTACGTATGGGTGCCGAATACAGGTGGCCCTGGCTTCAACAATTTCAACCGTTACTATTTTGCACAGCAAGACAAGCAAGGTGCAGTGATCGATGAACGCTTTAATGGTGGTGGATTATTGGATGACTATATGGTAGACCTGATGGTACGCCGCCTTCGTGCTTCATTGACCAATGAAGTACCAAACGGCACTCCCTTCCGCCTGCCAGCAGGTATATTGGGCCCCAAGGTTTTATTGATCAATGAACTGGCCGGCTCTGGTGGTGATTTCTTCCCATGGGTATTTCGCCAGCAAAAGGTAGGACCATTGATCGGTGCCCGTACCTGGGGTGGGCTAGTGAAATCTTCTGTGCATTATCCCTTTATCGATGGCGGTGCTATGACAGCCCCTGATAATGGCGTGTTTGATCCAATCCATGGAGAATGGATTGCTGAAAATAAGGGCGTGCCACCAGATATTGAACAGAAGATTTCAGCCATAGCGGTATCACAAGGCAAGGATCTGCAGCTGGAAAGAGCCGTAGCAGAAGCCTTGAAATTATTAGAGAAAGAACCGTGGCCTGCTGTTAAGCAACCGGCGTATCCCACGCCTGCCAAAAAGAGTTTGTAACGATATATCTCATACGTTAAAGATTTAAAACAATGACGCTGGAAAATGATTCCGGCGTCATTGTTTCTATAACATACTAAATGCTGATTGGAATGGGCTTGGCCCAACTAATGGGTCCACAGCAACGGAGTACAGGTATCCAGTAGAGTTCCAACCCGTTACTGCCCAGTAAGAGAATATATTATGCTACTGCTGAAAGCATGTTCCTTAATTTTGCTATTTATTGATTTTAAACCTTAGCAAACACCAAAGACGTCATGATAAAAGCCCTATGTATAGATGATGCCAACCGACCGGAGGATATCCCACTGTCAGCCTGGGTAAAAAAGAATGAGTGGTATCATATCACCCATATCATTTTTAACGAGATCAACCAGGTGCAAGGTTGTGAGTTGTACGAACTGGAAATCCCCAAAGAATGCTTTCCATACACCAACTACCGGCTTTCCCGCTTTGCGATTGAGCCTAAGGATGTAGAGGCTTTCCTGGAGTTACTTAAACTCTCCACAGAGCTGAATGATGTAAATATTGACTTTGAAAAGCTGACAGATAAGCCCGCTGTATTAGAAAAAGTATAACAGCTTATATGCTCTATAGCTAGTTCAAGCTTTTACGTTTTGTGCAAATAATAGTTCTGCCTCAGTCTACTGGCTGAGGCTTTTTTTATCCCCCACACTGTCTTTGCTACGGTCGCTTAAAGAACCCTTAGTCGGCTACAGCAAGTGTTCGAATGCATTAGCTGCTATTCAGAAACTACTATAACAGGCTATAGCTACTCCATCCCTGTCAACTTATCAACTTGTAAACCTGTCCACTAAAATCAACCATCCTCAAATCAACCATTCTTCTAAATCCATTTAATCCATTCTAAATCCCACTAATCCGCGGTCCTCCTTTCCTCCTTTTCTCTGTGCGAAACCATATAGCGCGAAGCGCTCTCTTTAGAAGCCAGAATTAGCCTGCCAAACTCATTACGGCCCAAAGTGCTACTGCGGAAATTAGTATCCACAACACAACGCCTTGTATCAAGGGCTTCATACCAACGGATTGCAGCATCTTACTGTTTAAGCCGCAGCCAATGAGAAAGAGTGTTAGTGTAAGGCCAGCCTTTGCAAAGCCAGTCAGGTAATGGCTATTAGATTGTAAAAAAGGAATATAGGTATTGGCTATCATGGCCAGCACAAACAAACCAATGAAATAGGGAATCTTCACTTTCCCTCCCTTGCTCCTGAAAAGAAAAGTAGACAAAAATGCTACTGGGATAATCCAAAGTGCTCTGGTAAGTTTTACGGTTGTAGCTACGGCCAACGCTTGCTCGCCATATTTGCTGGCGGACCCTACCACTGAACTAGTGTCATGAATAGCGATAGCACTCCACAGTCCAAATTGTGTTTGCGACAAGTTGAGTAAGTGGCCAATGAAAGGAAAGAGAAATAAGGCAACGGTATTTAAAATAAAAATGGTTCCCAATGCCACTGATATCTGTTTTTCTTCTGCTTTGATAACAGGAGAAACAGCTGCTATGGCGCTACCACCGCAAATGGCTGTACCTGTAGCAATGAGAAAAGATGTTTTCTTTTCGATCTTCAATAATCTACCCAATACAAAACCTACCAACAAGGTACCAACAATAGAGACTAGGGTAAACATCACTCCCTCTTTACCAGCTTTTAGCGCACTATTCACATCCATACCAAAGCCCAAACCTACCACGGAAGCCTGCAACAAAATAGATGTCACTTTATGATTAAGATGGGGATAGGGATGACCAATGAACTGCCCAATTGCCAGGCCCAGAAGTAGCGCTATGGGAGCTGAAATAAGTGGAGATAGGCAGAAAACAACTGCCAATAAGAAAATAACTTCTCTTGCGGTTACGCTGCGGTCTAAAAAGGGTTTCAGAGGATTGCGATGCAATTTGACCTTCACTATACGATCTACCATTCCTGCTTTGTATTTACAAACAAAGCTCCTGACAACAGAAACCGAAGTCAAATCACTACTGGTGATAGCAGATTACTTTAAGTTATACTGATTAGCAAAACGAATAAATAGCTGACCAAGGGCAGAAGACTGTCCGTGTGGTTGAATGATATAGAACGGACGTTCAATAGATAAGCCCTTTATATCAACAATTCGGAATTCTCCTAGTTGCAATTCTTTGAATACAGCATGTACAGATAGAAATGCTGTACATGAGCTATTGAACAGATAGGCTTTCATGCTTTCGCTGCTATTTAGCTGCATTTCCACCTTTAGGTCGGAAAGCTTGATACCCACAAGTTTTAAGGCTTTCGCAATTACCTCTAAAGTCCCGGACCCGGGTTCCCGCAAAAGAAGAGGAAGAGTTTTTAATTCGTCAATCTTAATCGCCTCTTTCCGTACCACAGGATTAGCCACACTCGTCACTAGTACAATTTCATCTTTTGAATAGGGTTGATATTGTATAGACTTGTTTTTAGATGACCCCTCAATAATGCCGATGTCGATCTCATTGTTCAATAAACTCTTTTCTATTTGTTCTGTGTTGCCACTGGTCAATGTAATTACCACTTCATTGAACCGTTGACGAAAAGAAGCCAGGATTGGCGGCAACACATATTGAGCGACAGTAGTGCTTGCACCAATGCGTAGCCGACCGCTGTGTTTTTGTGCCAGGGCATTCATCTCAAACTCCATGTTACGATAGAGGGCATGTAGCTCCTCGGTGTGTTTCAACAAGATCTTTCCGGCAGCAGTCATAGCTATTTTATTGCCATTGCGTTCAAAGAGCTTGAGCTTAAACTGGTGCTCCAGTTCATGTATATGTTTGGTAACAGCCGGTTGCGTAATATATAATTCTTCTGCGGCCTTGGTGAAGCTTAACCGTTTGGCTACCGTATAAAACACTTGTAAACGAAAATCGAACATGGCCGGAAAGTTAAAGATCTTCCATAAATCAAAAAGCAAATGATGATTGATGCAACGCTCTTTCTTTGCCAGCCTCAATTAAGCTATTGGAATAGGAGGATCTTTATTGGGCTGCAACTATTGAGCGTTTCATAAAATAACGTGCGGGAACACGAACCACATTAAAATGGGACATAACAAAAACCCTTAGTTGTTAATGATCTTTAACACACACCCGCTTTTTTATCTATCCTGTATTTAAATAGGACGTCAGTTGACGTCTGATCCCGCTTGCACATTGTTTATCCGGATAGACGCACAATCCTGTGGTACTAATGGAGAGGAGGCTGGGCTTTTTAATCCGCAACGGCATCTTCGCTGCAGTCTCCGTAAAGGACCATTGGTTTGCAACCAAGTCACACCACTTAAATCTTAGAAGAAACTTTAATAACGGCGTAGAATAGGTAGGGCATTGCTAAAAGCGTCAGTTTTTCAAACGACTTTATCTGTTCTTTCTACCTTGATACTGCATTCACCAATCAGTGCAGCCATTGCGCCTATGGCTGCTAAAACGGGTGCCAAAACAGTGCCTACTACACCAATAGTCAGTGGAAAAGACATTAGCTCTTTGCCTTCGTGGTCAAGAATGGTAACTTTTCTGACATTTCCTTCTTTAATCAGTTCTTTTACTTTGTTCACCAGATTTTCACCGGTTGTAGTAAAATAATCTTTTGCATTGGTAGCCATAAACACGCCTCCCTGTTTTAACAATAAAGCTATGGATGTGGTTCGATTTTAAGAATGATGGTTGTCAGTTAAAAAAGAAACCCATGGCCAAATTGTGCCAAACCACTCACTATCAATCACCTGTATTTATCATTTGCACTCATTTATGATTCAGCCCCAGTAAGGAAGGGCTATTGTAGTTAAATCAGTAGCCTCAGGCATAATTTTTTAGCTGATTAGATTATCACGGTGAAAAAAATCAGCCATGGCTACTCACATATCAAAAGGTGCTTTAGTGCAACGCATCAATGGACTGCTTGCCCAAAAACATGAAATGGTGCGCAAGACAAAACAAGGCAAATGGCATAACGACCTGGGCGATTACTACATCATCGATTTTGACCACAACGTAGTTATTGAAAAACATGTTGACTTAGTGAAGAAGGCCAAAGAACTTGGCGTGATTAATTGATGATGATAAACAGAGAAGGACTTATTTGTGCTTGGATTCCTACTGGGACACAGCGTACCTAGTAAGAGAGGAATTGCCAAGTGTACCCTTTACTAGCCAAAGCTTGCAAAGAATAATTAATAATACTTCACTGACTTTAGCCTTTAGGCTGGGGGCCCTTACCCGCAGCAGCTCATCATTGCATGACCTACTTCTCTCCCGCCCTACTAACACTTTGCAATTCTTTCTGTATCTATTAATTTTAGATACCTGGTCATAACATTCAGCAATAACAATAAAGCGTTTACATTTCTGTTAGTTCTTACCCCATAAATACAGCCGTTGCTTTAAATACAGGAAGCGAATACCAAAACTATAGCAAAACGAAAAAGTGCATTACAACACCTCTATTAGAGCTTTTGACAAGATATTAACCCTTGGCATACCTAAACTTATTACCAATAGTATCAGCTTAACATGAAACGATTTATCCGACAGACCATACTGGCCAATATTATTTTACTGATGGCTTTAACACTTTCTATAGCAAGGTGTAAAGAAAATACGAACAATAGCGTTGAGAAAAGTACACCAATAGATACAAAAGAAAAGATAGATGGTAATGAAGCAGAGATCGACTTATACAACCTACTACATGGCAAGGATAGCCTGAGTTCGATAATAGTGGATATTGATTATGACCCCTATTTCAATACTAAGAAAAAATACAAGGGTTTTCTGATAAATGATGTAATTGCCTTGGCCATCAAGAAGTATGGCTTAGACACAACGAATAAGCTAGTATTTTTTGAATGTAAAGATGGGTATGCGCCATTTATGGATATTTCAAAAGTAGTTAGTACCAGAAATGGCTACATCGTCTTTAAAGATTTGGACGAAAAAAATGCAAAGAACTGGAATGACTCACTGATCGGAAAGTTTAGTCCTTACTACCTGGTTTGGAAAAACCTACCAAAAGATGATGCGAGTTATGTATGGCCCTTTGGTTTAACTAAGTTAACGCTAACAGAAATCAATGAGGTGTATAATGCCATTCTACCTACCGGCAACCAAAGTGTGATGAAGGGTTTTGATCTATTCACAAACACCTGCATCCGGTGTCACTCCATTAATCAAATTGGAGGCACTATGGGGCCTGAATTTAATGGCCCGAAAAATATTACAGAGTATTGGAAGGAAGATGATATCATCAACTTTGCAAAAGATCCAAAAAGCTATCGCTATAATAGTCGTATGCCGCCAATAACAAAATTGAGTGATGCTGATTTTAGGGATATTATCAGCTACCTAAAACAAATGAAGATGTACAAGCTGTAATGAATGCGGCATCCATACTACATTCTCCTTTCATTGACACGAGTCCCTAACCATTAGCACAGACGACTTCTCATCGCTTATTTAGAACAGCAAGATTTATTCATCTGAATAGGTGGACACTTGACCGTACCATAACTGCAATACACGCAACAGTCACCTGTCTTTGGCTTTAGAACTGTTTCACAGTTGGTACACTTGTAGAAGTATTGACAAGCGTCAATAGGCATCTCTTCTTCTTTTTGAAACCCACAGTGAGGACAGGTGATCGTGGAACTTGTAATAATTTCCATAGTTTACCGTTTTACGTTTTGAACAGTGTACCCGGTGCTGTTAATTGCATTCCGGATATCTTCTATAGTGGTCTTTGTTGGATCAAACTGAACCACTGTGTTCTTCTTAACTGCAGATGCTTTTACATTTTGTATGCCAGCGAGTTTTCCAACAGCAGATTCCACTTCCGGTTCACAGCTTGCACAGCCCATTCCTTTCACAGCAAACTCCACTTCTTTTAATGAAGCAGTTGGCGTAGTGGCGACTGCTTCTACAGGTTTCTTTTTCGCATAAAACACATGGGCATAGGAAGGGAATGTCATTAACAACACGGCAAGAACAGTTACAACAGCAAGGAATCCATTTGACTGGAGGATACTCTGTTTTTTAGACACCTCACAACCGCAGTCATCACGCTTTACAGGGCGCAGTCTCTGGAACCAAGCTAGTCCAAGCAATAAAACAGAACTACCAATAAGATAGGGCCGAGCGGGTTCGATCCAGGAGAAGGTAGACGCCACTCCCGATACGCCACCTAATGCCGCCACCAGGGGTGTAAAACAACACAAGGATGCAGCAAGCGAGCTCAATAGACCGAGAGATGCCGACTTGTTTCTGACCATAACACAAAAGTAACGGTACTACCCATATTCCCCAAGCCCCATCAAGTGTGGTACAAGGCTAATTGCGTAACTTAGGTAAGACTGATCCCCCTATATATTGTTCACCCAAACCTTCATTACCATGGAACACACCAAGACAAAAGAACAGATCAAGGGCTATACTTATGGAGAAGTTGCGCCTTCACCTTTCACGCTCAATGATCTGGAATTGCTCAAAAAGACAGTCCTCTTTTCCAGTGAGGACGAACAGTACTTGCGTCTGGCCGGCGAAGTGCTCCGCGACCAAGTAGATGCTGTGCTGAACCTGTGGTACAGCTTTGTAGGCAGTAACGAACACCTATTACGCTATTTCACCACAAATGGTCAGCCCGACCTCGACTACCTGGCCGCTGTAAGAGATCGCTTTGGACAGTGGATCATAGATCTCTGCACCAGGCCCTTTGATCAAGACTGGCTGAATTATCAGCACGAGATCGCTCTCCGCCACCACAGCGCCAAAAAGAACCAGACCGACGGTGTTAACAGTGTACCTATCATTAACCACCGCTACATAGTAGCTTTTATTTATCCTATAACGGCTACCATTAAGTCATTTTTAGGCAAAAAAGAACACGATACCGAGACAGTGGAGAAAATGTACAATGCCTGGTTCAAGGCGGTGACGCTGACAGCGGTTCTGTGGACTTACCCCTATGTGCATACCAATGAATTCTGAAATGTGGCCATCTGTCCGGTAGTTGCCAAGCGAGAGACATGAAACAGGAGACTGTTTTACTTTTTTACGCCCATCTTTTCCGGCGCAAACCTGCAGCCTTTGCATTATGGCCAGGCATATTAGTGCCGTCCTTATAAGGTAACCTTTATCGTTTTGGAGGAATTTATAGCCGGAAACAAATTTCAACTGTGGCATTTGCTATATGCCTGTAATACAAACGACAATAGATTTAAGTTTAATATTGTTCTATGAATTCAGCCCAAATTCATTTAGCGCTCACACACGTCCCTGTCATTCTATCACTAGTTGGTCTGGTGTTACTAGCTATAGCCATGTATCAAAAAAACAACACACTAATCCAAACCGCCTTTTGGATACTGCTGATTGGAGGATTGATTGCCATTCCTGTTTACCAAACCGGTGAAGGTGCAGAAGAAATTGTAGAACGCCTGCCAGGTGTTTCTAAATCAATTATTGAAGCACACGAAGAAATGGGCATGTGGGCTCTTGTTGCAGCATCCACTGCAGGTTTACTTGCTTTTTTGGGCTTGGCTTTCCCCATAAAAATGGCAATTGGCAGGCTTATGCCCCCATTGGTATTGTTGGCGACCCTGGTATCTGCCGGTGTGTTAGTGTACACTGCTCATCTGGGCGGGCAGGTGCGGCATACCGAATTGCGTTCAGGGTTTACACCCGCTGCGGCGAGTGACAGTACACATGAAACAAGAAATGACGATAATTAGAGAAACTTTAATTCCCGCCCTTGTAGTGTCCGTTAATTACCGATTCTAAGCCTTAAAGCGTGTCAACAACTGATAGGAATCTATATTCCCTTCACAAAAGCCCTCACAGAAATTATACCTCTTTCTTAGCAATTTGAAAAAGAATAGCTGCACTTACACATTCCTATTTCACTTTAATATGCAGCGATAGCTGATTTGATTGCAAGTTGTTGCTACGTATGTAATGACCATATTTCAATTCTACACTATTCCACTTGGCAATACCGAGTACACCCTTCAGTGGCACCAAACGTATACCTGCTCCAAAGAACTGGCTATGAAACTTCGACAAATCATAGTCACTTGTATAAAAAGCTTCAGCAGGCGTATGTTGTGCATAAGGTGCAAAATAGTCTGCTGCAGCTTGTGTATAGTAACGGTAAAATGGCGTTAAGGAAGCAAAAGGTGTAAGCTTTATAGGCGTTTCCAAGTCCAGCGTATGTGCCTTTACTCCCCAGTCGTCTTGATAATAGCGGT
This genomic interval from Flavisolibacter tropicus contains the following:
- the merTP gene encoding mercuric transport protein MerTP, producing MVRNKSASLGLLSSLAASLCCFTPLVAALGGVSGVASTFSWIEPARPYLIGSSVLLLGLAWFQRLRPVKRDDCGCEVSKKQSILQSNGFLAVVTVLAVLLMTFPSYAHVFYAKKKPVEAVATTPTASLKEVEFAVKGMGCASCEPEVESAVGKLAGIQNVKASAVKKNTVVQFDPTKTTIEDIRNAINSTGYTVQNVKR
- a CDS encoding protoglobin domain-containing protein; protein product: MEHTKTKEQIKGYTYGEVAPSPFTLNDLELLKKTVLFSSEDEQYLRLAGEVLRDQVDAVLNLWYSFVGSNEHLLRYFTTNGQPDLDYLAAVRDRFGQWIIDLCTRPFDQDWLNYQHEIALRHHSAKKNQTDGVNSVPIINHRYIVAFIYPITATIKSFLGKKEHDTETVEKMYNAWFKAVTLTAVLWTYPYVHTNEF
- a CDS encoding c-type cytochrome, which gives rise to MKRFIRQTILANIILLMALTLSIARCKENTNNSVEKSTPIDTKEKIDGNEAEIDLYNLLHGKDSLSSIIVDIDYDPYFNTKKKYKGFLINDVIALAIKKYGLDTTNKLVFFECKDGYAPFMDISKVVSTRNGYIVFKDLDEKNAKNWNDSLIGKFSPYYLVWKNLPKDDASYVWPFGLTKLTLTEINEVYNAILPTGNQSVMKGFDLFTNTCIRCHSINQIGGTMGPEFNGPKNITEYWKEDDIINFAKDPKSYRYNSRMPPITKLSDADFRDIISYLKQMKMYKL
- a CDS encoding GDCCVxC domain-containing (seleno)protein, translated to MEIITSSTITCPHCGFQKEEEMPIDACQYFYKCTNCETVLKPKTGDCCVYCSYGTVKCPPIQMNKSCCSK